One genomic region from Actinomycetota bacterium encodes:
- a CDS encoding formate--tetrahydrofolate ligase, with protein sequence MKSDLQIAQEATLRPIVDVAAEIGIGADRLELYGQYKAKVSLDVLDSLADRPQGRYIDVTAINPTPLGEGKTVTTVGLGQALKYIGKNVITCIRQPSLGPVFGIKGGAAGGGYSQVIPMEDFNLHLTGDVHAVTMANNLLAAYIDNHIYQDNDLDIDPHSITWRRVVDLNDRALRNVVVGLGSKLDGVPRETGFDISVASEVMAVLAMATDLQDMRKRLGRIVIGTNSAGEPVTAEDLKCAGAMTVLMKDAIKPNLMQNLEGGAVFVHAGPFANIAQGNNSIIADKIALKIADYVVTESGFGADMGAEKFMNLKCRASGLRPDCAVIVATVRALKSHSGKFEVRPGKPLDERLKTEDLESLAEGIVNLEKHIENMKKFGIPVVTVVNHFPTDTQAEHDFIKERALAAGSDFAVTHKVHADGGAGGEELARAVVEACELPKDFRFLYTDEASIKEKIEAIATEIYGADGVDFLPAAEAKVKLYTDMGFSNLPICMAKTHLSLSHDPALKGRPTGWRLPIRDIRASVGAGFLYPLCGDMRTMPGLPKTPAGDHIDIDEHGNVVGLF encoded by the coding sequence ATGAAGTCAGACCTGCAGATCGCTCAGGAAGCCACGCTCCGCCCGATCGTCGACGTCGCCGCAGAGATAGGCATCGGCGCAGACCGCTTGGAGCTCTACGGGCAGTACAAGGCCAAGGTCTCGCTGGACGTCCTCGACAGCCTTGCCGACCGTCCGCAGGGCCGCTACATCGACGTGACCGCAATCAATCCCACTCCGCTCGGCGAGGGCAAGACGGTCACGACCGTCGGCCTTGGCCAGGCGCTGAAGTACATCGGCAAGAACGTCATCACCTGCATCCGTCAGCCTTCTTTGGGGCCGGTCTTCGGCATCAAGGGCGGGGCAGCGGGCGGTGGCTACTCGCAGGTCATCCCCATGGAGGACTTCAACCTGCACCTGACGGGCGACGTACACGCCGTCACGATGGCCAACAACCTGCTCGCCGCCTACATCGACAACCACATCTACCAGGACAACGACCTCGATATCGACCCGCATTCCATCACGTGGCGCCGGGTCGTCGATCTCAACGATCGCGCACTCCGGAATGTCGTTGTCGGACTGGGCAGCAAGCTCGACGGCGTGCCGCGCGAGACCGGCTTCGACATCTCCGTCGCGAGCGAGGTCATGGCGGTACTCGCGATGGCCACGGACCTGCAAGACATGCGCAAGCGACTGGGCCGCATCGTGATCGGCACGAACTCCGCAGGCGAACCCGTCACTGCTGAGGATCTCAAGTGCGCCGGCGCGATGACCGTGCTCATGAAGGACGCCATCAAGCCCAACCTCATGCAGAACCTCGAGGGTGGCGCCGTGTTCGTTCACGCAGGCCCGTTCGCCAACATCGCGCAGGGCAACAACTCGATCATCGCTGACAAGATCGCGCTGAAGATCGCCGACTACGTCGTGACCGAGTCCGGCTTCGGGGCAGACATGGGCGCCGAGAAGTTCATGAACCTCAAGTGCCGTGCCTCCGGCCTGCGTCCCGACTGCGCAGTCATCGTGGCGACCGTGCGCGCACTCAAGTCCCACTCAGGCAAGTTCGAGGTCCGTCCTGGCAAGCCGCTCGACGAGCGCCTCAAGACCGAAGACCTCGAGAGCCTGGCTGAGGGCATCGTCAACCTCGAGAAGCACATCGAGAACATGAAGAAGTTCGGAATACCGGTCGTCACGGTCGTCAACCATTTCCCGACCGATACGCAAGCCGAGCACGACTTCATCAAGGAGCGCGCCTTGGCAGCAGGATCGGACTTCGCGGTCACACACAAGGTGCACGCCGATGGCGGCGCCGGTGGCGAGGAACTCGCCCGCGCCGTTGTGGAAGCATGCGAGCTACCGAAGGACTTCCGGTTCCTCTACACGGACGAGGCGTCCATCAAGGAGAAGATCGAGGCCATCGCCACCGAGATCTACGGGGCGGACGGAGTCGACTTTCTGCCCGCCGCGGAGGCCAAGGTCAAGCTCTACACCGACATGGGCTTCTCCAATCTGCCCATTTGCATGGCAAAGACACATCTGTCCTTGTCCCACGACCCGGCACTCAAGGGTCGTCCGACGGGTTGGCGTCTGCCCATCCGCGACATCCGCGCCAGCGTAGGCGCGGGATTCCTCTACCCGCTATGCGGGGACATGCGCACGATGCCCGGCCTACCCAAGACACCCG